tctggggtggatccacggtggccattatttgctagtgacagagtatggaaatgtcttacttattttggccgtccatggcttcccttctcctcttaaagaggcgtccccccggactccctctccctgtgtgactggccagcagggggtggtgataactttctatccacttacCAGACACTGTGAGAGAACATTGTTGCTGGCGGGGGGCAGGTGTCtttgtggggagattgcagcgggagctgaaggggcattgtggtagggggagccctctgggtggctgggcagggggccctagtcaggttggtggtttctggagggtttggggtttcggggggtagttctgatgtgcccagccctcaggctatgggtcctggaggtgggtattgctgggggcctgttggctgcagaccagtgggggtgggggtgtcttgggcaggtggggcaggggattagacgctgcctggtgctgtgccaggggctctgtctgggattgcccagctggctcctgggaccattgccatgcccagtgcacagagctgtggTGGGGCAGTCCCTGGCGgagagtgaggggtcctcctgtaaatCGTCAGGGGGTCCTGCTGTCCGGAGGAGGGGATCCCAGGCAAATGGGCTGacagatcctggtggagggcaggtgggggtcctaGGTAGGCAACGGGGAAATCTCAGCCCGGCAGTGAAGGAATAAAAAATGACTCtacacaaacagccccccaccccatttctcctgccatttgcaggagcaaatccagccatgggggagcaaacaacccaggaatgagagtttcctagcagacaggcatggagagggcacagggaaaaggagatagagagactgacagggtccgtgggataaaagagttttgaaagagatttccagctctctcatctgccagacagatgtattactgcagtgtggggagaatcactttcctgtggacaagaCGAGGATGAGAGAACggaaaacccagttcctgactccatgtccctcctgctggggtgtggctgccgtggggtcagtgtcagagggaatcctcgaaagggactcctttggttctgcttttttctaggattgcgttcagagactttgttttgggatgcaggagggagaaaggaggttcaaagtgtgtctgtgggcctagcctggcaggaggggccaggtctctgctgtaatCCAGAGATTGAGCATTTTCTCAGCACGGCAGAATCTCGGATCTCGCTCTgcaaggaaagagcctgggggaagcgtgatgtgaaatgaactaatgccCGTTCCTAAACTTCCACAACAGCCCTTCTTGCCCAGCCAGGTTGCAGAACGACACTCATGTTTCTTTCTGGTTCATCCCGTCCTCCCATGGGACAAGGGAGCgacatggctgcagaggagccagctcaggtgGGGATTATTGAGGgggttctgatctgttcctgcaggagggagagggacaggaaatacacgggagaggggaaggtttgcaccgtctggtttggaggttggagcgcggcaggaaatgcacagggtggagaaagggaggaggccagggggtggcagacctgctgggagttgtttaataagtggcctagattctAGGAAGAGACCCATGAGGTTCGGAGGTGGAAATGCTCCAATCTGGTGAAGAGAAAATAACCTACCtagatggggctgggaaaaaggaccagactcgtagtgctggagcctgacccaactAACCAGCGGGTGCCTTGAAATACGAAGGGGGAAGCCACCAGTCAGGCTTAGGGGAGATTCCCCTGCTTCATATCCACCtctaggagtggctaagtcattatgcaacgtaacctgtttccccttgttttttcctgcctcccccacccccccgacgttcttgttaaaccctggatttgtgctggaaatgggccacgttcattatcatacacattgtaaggagagtgatgactttagataagctattaccagcaggagagtggggtgggaggaggtatttttttcatgatttgtgtgtatataaaaagctcttctacactttccacagtttgcatccgatgaagtgagctgtagctcaagaaagcttatgctcaaataaattggatagtctctaaggtgccacaagtcctccttttcttttcacaaggaggagggtgttgggcttcctacAAGAGATCTCTCCCTCGACCCTGCTCGGGGCAGCATCTCCGGTATCAGTCTGTGtctagtaggtgtgtgatggatctgctgggagagaggaggggctctctcttcgccccctccccctggtgtttcctgggtgctctgagcggggtgggggtgggactctgttggctgcggtccacccagagtttccatttgattggctcctctcccccacgaatagtggggctgtgagtggggcagcaggtcctgagtgtggggctctggctctttcaggggccggtgaccttcgaggagctggctgtgtatttcaccagggaggagggggctctgctggaccccgctcagagagccctctacagagacgtcatgcaggagacctatgagaatgtgacctcgctgggtaaggattcctgtcccctcggttcttggaaggggaacggaagagatgaggttcacgccacccccacaatgccacctctgctctgtcctgttccagcatcaccccagcatgccagtgacacacacacaaccagagaccctcccctgctgctgaacgctgtgggaagagagcacaggagcagaatcgcacagtgtgaaatatctcctgtttgcacaagtaaaacggggggttaggtccagcataacgaacagaagcttcctacccctggccttctctcaaaccctgagccttctccacccagaccagaatgtgcttggggtgtaagaagcaggctgctggggtcagagcggctggtccagggttactgatcacacagaccttgaatgctggctgggggaatccagacaagggagctccagcagcagagcattgaaactcagccaggattacagatgacacaactccTCGCTGCTCCGGATTGCCCCGTGCATGGGACAACGGCCTCGGTTGCTGGTGAAAATCCTTGAGACCTGGAgagttgctccccccatccccatgtgcagTAGCCACAATCTACCTTCTCTGCGGACTTGGTTTTTTGAGTCCCTCATTCGTGAAGTCACATGACcccgattcttatttttcacattctgcttgtctagactatttagagtctgttgcttctgaatgatagtttctaatttcccagtgttctccacagCCAGGGATTTTCTtactccctcccattgcactggactcATTAGATTCCCTAGTATTTCAGAATGGCCACaatgggacagaccaaaggtccatctagcccagtgtcctgtcttccaacagtgaccagcgccgggtgtcccagagggaatgaacagaacagggaatcatggagtgattcatctcctgtcacccattcacagtttatgacaaacagaagttagggactccatccctgcccatcctggctaataaccgtTCACGGACCTGTCCTCAATAGATTTctcatggtgttttttttttttttttttgtaaccctattataatcttggccttcacaacgtcctctggcaaggagttccccaggttgactgtgcattgtgtgaagaaatacttccttttgtttcttataaacctgctgcctattaatttcattgggtaattcctagtccttgtgttctgagaaggagtaaatgacacgtccttatttcctttctccacggcagttttgattttatagacctctctcatatcccccctttgtctcttttccaagctgaatagtcccggtctttttaatctttccccgtACAGAAGAGTTTCATACCTGTAATCATttgggttgcccttttctgaaccttttccaattccaatatatctttttttgagatggggcaaccacatctgcatgcagtattcaagatgtgggtgtaccattggtttatatagaggcgatatgatattttctgtcttcttatctatccatttcagaatgattcccaacattctctttgctttttgactgccttggcacactgagttgatgttttcagagaagtgtgCCCAGTGACTCCAGGATCCCTctgttgagtggaaacagctcatttagagcccatcattttatatgtgtagttgggattatgttttccaatgggctgcaATATGGTGCTATCCTGACACCTAGtactgctgagatcctgcattcagtgatatccctgtccttcctgTTCCCGTTCTCATAAAAGAAGAAGAGCATCCAAATGCGTGTTTCCCTTCATTCCCTCAGCGGTCCTCATGGGAATCCCTGATCGGTTCCAAAGTGTATTAAAACCTTTCTTAAAGGGTTACCTCCTGGTGGTATTCAGGTCCTGTGAGTTTGTAGCCCAGAAAGACCCCCCTCAGTCAGCTCAAACTCAGCTGTTTATCCCCCAAAAGTCTGTCGTCTTCAGTCTCCTGAATGAGGGGAAATCCGTCACTACCCCTTTCTGCATTGGGTAAAGCTTCAAAAGGTGGAGCTCTGCATAACCAGCCTTGAGATCTGGCATTCATCACCCTGTAGTGATACCAGCTTGCACAGGAAACCCATCCCGCAGCCCTTCCTGGTGTCATGTGGCGCATCTCGGCATCATAGTCTGTGAAGAATTCATGCTTTCAAGGGCTGGCTTAGATATACAGATAACAGTCATAATTAGGGCAAGAGTTTGCAGGCAATGAAAAGAGAGTAATTGAGAAACGTGAGCAATATCTAATCCTTTAAAGCCTGAAAGTGccttgtggggaggggacaggagccggctgtgtgggggcggtggggctcagataCTGGGCATTGAGAGCCTAGAGCCAGCTGTGTGCTGGAGAGACGGGGCATTAACCAGCTGTGTACAGGGGAGGTGAGCAGGGGAGAGGTGCTGTGGACACGGCCGCGAGCAGCTGTGAGTGCCGTCCTCtctgcagcatgatgagagagCCTGGCGTCCCACTGCTGATCCCAGACTTGTATGAGGAGGGAAGAAATTGGCATCAAGTCTCAACCACAGCCagcctgtgccctggggaggagacgggtgtctccagggagaaatctgggggattgtgaccctgcatgccccaccCACTCTCTGATCAGCAATTCCGGATATTAACGGTGATTCCAGAAACAAAGAgtaattttgggaaaaaatgcaGTCCTAGTGACAATTTCCGGAAAACACTGGCCCTGGTTGTAACGTTAAATCCGATAGTCTCAAGATCTAGGCCTGTGTTGATCAGATCTGCCACTCTGCCTTCATGGAGTTCACTCTGCTGGTGGGTtgtaccccttcccccattctgtgtctgccttgtctatttagattgaagCTTCTTCAGGACACGGGCCATCAACGCTTCtcggtttgtactgtgcctagcaaaaTGAGGACCCACTGTtagttggcccttaggcactaaggTAATGAATATGATTGATAATAATCATCTCCTGGCAGTTTGAGCCAAGGAAGCCAGCCTTGGGACGTTACTACTTAAAAGTGAGCTGGGCTTAAAAGCATGGAATATTCTTTGTGACAAGTGTCCCACAAATTCCACTgacctcccttgttttctttgccttgagcagggtttccagtttccagaaCTGATGTGATCTcgcagctggaacgaggggaggaGTCGTGCGTCCCAGACCTTCATGGCTCTAAGAAAAAAGTGCTCCCGAGAGCTGCCTGCATAGGTGAGGCATTGGTTCAACCAACCCCAAAACTGTCAGTGAATACAGGAAACATTTGGGATGCCCTACAAAGACCTTGTGAGCTCTccaagttcaggattgttccctgcagatgtGGAATCGTTAGGCAGAGGTCACTCATGGTTTCCCACCTATCCTGACTGACAACTGGCAGCAGGTCCCTCCCCAATCTCGCTGTCCCCTGAGATTTCTTCTGAGAtacagacccagaactgatcccttcctttctctcctctggggaaggtTGAAGGGAACATCAGCTCCTGATAGGTTTGATCTGTCCTGTACACATTCTGGTtccttcatccctttttccattcttctctctgagatttcctttctctctggcaCAGGCAGAGTCTTACGTCTGGATTCTCTCAGTCTCCCGTCAGGTGTTGGGATGGTGAGTGAAAACGAGGAGGAACCCCAGCAGGAAGTTGCTGAGCGAGTAGAAGCCCATGGGATGTTGTCAGGAAGGTCCAAAGGGAatgattctgggagctgtgcacgcccagaaaaaacaaaagcctgtgagagtcagcagaggccagaggaaaacttcgGTAGCCAGTCAGACCTTATTACACATAAGAGAATGAACTTGGAAGGAACACGCTACACATGcctcgagtgtgggaaaagcttcaaaggGAGCTCGGACCttctcacacatcagagaatccacacgggtgagaaaccttacgcatgctgtgtgtgtgggaaatgcTTCAAGCAGAGCTCGCATCTCATTGCACATAAGAGAATCCACATAGATGAGAAACCTTATGGCTGTCcggagtgtgggaaacacttcaagcagagctcacaccttattacacatcgGAAAATCCACATGCGTGAGAAACCTTAcggatgccctgagtgtgggaaacacttcaagcagagctcacaccttattacacatcggaaaatccacacgggtgagaaaccttacggatgccctgagtgtgggaaacacttcaagcagagctcacaccttattacacatcggaaaatccacacgggtgagaaaccttatggatgccctgagtgtgggaagcaCTTCATTGACAGTTCATCCCTCCtctcacatcagcgaatccacacaggggagaggccctacacatgctctgagtgcgggaaaagcttcaatcagagctcaacCCTTATTAGACATCggaaaatccacacgggtgagaaaccttatggatgccgTGAGTGTGGCAAACACTTCAATCAAAGCTCAGCCCTTAtcacacatcagcgaatccacacaggagagaggccctacacgtgctctgagtgtgggaaaagcttcagtcagagctcTACCCTAATCACACATCAGAGAACGCACACAGGAGAGACCCCCTACatgtgctctgagtgcgggaaaagctttaaTCAGAGCTCTGTACTGACCACACATAgaagaatccacacaggtgagaagccttatggatgctctgagtgtgggaaacgcttcaatCGGAGCTCATACTTTATCATACATCGGCGAATCCAtgcgggtgagaaaccttatggatgccgTGAGTGTGGCAAACACTTCAATCAAAGCTCAGCCCTTAtcacacatcagcgaatccacacaggggagaggccctacacgtgctctgagtgcgggaaaagcttcaatcagagctctaCCCTAAtcagacatcagagaatccacacaggagagaccccctacatgtgctctgagtgtgggaaacgcttcaatcagagctcaacccttattagacatcagaaaatccacatgggAGTGATCTGTAACAAATGCCTTGACTAGTGCTGGCcaaaggtatttttttcttttcaatcacaTTTGCTAATTCCCACttagtgatctgtgccccatctTCACCGTGGTTACTCAGCTCCCCCAGATGAGTTGCCTGCTCCTGCCTTTTGCAGCTCACCCTTCTTTGGGGTCAGTCCTGTGATGTTTTCTATCAACTTCTTTCCTTTTGGGTCAAAGGAGCGtgtgtccctccagccaggaatgttcatcagcttcaggtgggggagagaggtttgTTCCCAACAAGCTACACTGAGGCAAAAACTACCCGTGCCTTACATCCACTAGGACTGTACATGGCGTTGGCTGCTGAAGTTAGTGATCTTGGTGTTAAAAGACAATTACAGTTGTCGTGCAGATGCAGCCAAGGTGCAGTGGTTGGCATTAGCTTTCCCCTTGACCTGACCTAAACTCCATCACATGTCCTAGTCTAAACAAAGCCTGAGCATCACAGTTATACTGTTCCCCCATTGAAAAACAATTGTTAGTCATCAAGTTCCCCCACCAGGATCATATTGTTTCATTCCCAGTTGTCACAGTTCATCAGAGCGCTGTTGCTTCAGGTTTTCCTGAAGGCAGATATTTTTACTACCTTTTTCCTCCCTTAAAATATATTGCAGTATAACAAAGAGCAGGAATAGGGAAGGGATAGGGAAAAATGTCTTTTGCCCTCTGTAACAAGAGAAGAACATAGGGTAAATcagagggattctccatcaccatctCTATCCCCCTGTTCTTCAATTGGTAAGGTCAATATTTCCCgaaggggctgggaagaggattcTCTAGTAAATGATTTGGAACTAACTAAAAGACCCATTCATTTGCCTCCCAAAGCAGTTGTGGCCCATGCCCTGCAGGAGGTTGCTCCTGAAGATCTTCCCTTCCTAATCAGGTGCATGTTGCCTCTTATTTGGGAAATGCAATCCCTTCCTAGGTAGAGATGGGAAAAATGGAAgtgacatttctgttcagctcccTCCTGGGAGATGCTGTAAATGTGTAGGAAATGACATCCATGAGGAATGTGAtagagctgcagaaagacacccaTTCTGAGTAGATACCTGACATTTGGTGTCTTAGAGGGATTCTAAGCCGCACCTGAATGTAGTCCCTTATTTAAATCTGTGCCACcagattaaagaaacaaaagggcaTATTTGGGGGAGTTATACCTCAGTATCGCTACTGGTATGTTGTGTGGTTGGTGAAGAATTCTACGCCAGAGCCGTGTAAAATTGCTGCAACTAAGGTCAAAGATTTGACAAGAAGTCAGGTAGAAATGAGAGGTTTTAGTGGTTGATTTTCAACCCACAGATGGACGCTATGGTGACCTGTGGCCAAGGTAAACTGTTTTTGgaattgctcacacttctaaggGATGCCATGATGAAACTGGGAACAACTATCTTTTACCATTTGGATCCCAAGtttcctgaagcacagagagaaacagctgaTTCCTTCAGAGCCATGCCATGCCTATGGGTCCCAAACTGGCTGCCTTGCTGGACAAGAAGCACTTCCGTGTTGGTTAAATGATGGTAGCCAATGAGGGAATGTAACAGATTCCAAGTTCAGACTGCAGGATACATGAATGCTGAGTCCAGAGTCTGTGGTTTGGTcgtgatgcatgatagaaaggggccatgacaggGACACACTGCCGTGCGGGgccaaagtgaaggagctgtgacatgcctaccacaaggtgcaggaggcaaactgctgctccatATTGGGGGCTAACTAACCCCAGCATCACGGCAAGAATCTACctagcagctggagaaaaaatatgTATGAGAGTCAAAGACACCCCCACGtggcctgtctcttcccca
This genomic window from Eretmochelys imbricata isolate rEreImb1 chromosome 28, rEreImb1.hap1, whole genome shotgun sequence contains:
- the LOC144258297 gene encoding uncharacterized protein LOC144258297, with translation MGQGSDMAAEEPAQGPVTFEELAVYFTREEGALLDPAQRALYRDVMQETYENVTSLGFPVSRTDVISQLERGEESCVPDLHGSKKKVLPRAACIGVGMVSENEEEPQQEVAERVEAHGMLSGRSKGNDSGSCARPEKTKACESQQRPEENFGSQSDLITHKRMNLEGTRYTCLECGKSFKGSSDLLTHQRIHTGEKPYACCVCGKCFKQSSHLIAHKRIHIDEKPYGCPECGKHFKQSSHLITHRKIHMREKPYGCPECGKHFKQSSHLITHRKIHTGEKPYGCPECGKHFKQSSHLITHRKIHTGEKPYGCPECGKHFIDSSSLLSHQRIHTGERPYTCSECGKSFNQSSTLIRHRKIHTGERPYTCSECGKSFSQSSTLITHQRTHTGETPYMCSECGKSFNQSSVLTTHRRIHTGEKPYGCSECGKRFNRSSYFIIHRRIHAGEKPYGCRECGKHFNQSSALITHQRIHTGERPYTCSECGKSFNQSSTLIRHQKIHMGVICNKCLD